The Granulicella sibirica genome has a segment encoding these proteins:
- a CDS encoding response regulator, with amino-acid sequence MDILLVDDSKTMRMLVQRALRQAGYRDLVVGEAENGADALEKLSSVRPKLVLSDWNMPVMSGIDFLRKVREGKNTVPFGFITSEASKEIKDMAMGEGASFLITKPFSPEQVQDALEPILGAR; translated from the coding sequence ATGGATATTCTTCTGGTAGATGACAGTAAGACGATGCGGATGCTCGTACAGCGTGCGCTTCGGCAAGCCGGGTACCGCGACCTAGTGGTGGGCGAAGCAGAAAACGGGGCCGATGCACTCGAGAAGCTGTCCTCGGTTCGACCGAAACTTGTGCTCTCGGACTGGAACATGCCGGTGATGTCCGGTATCGATTTTCTGCGCAAGGTTCGCGAGGGAAAGAACACAGTTCCGTTCGGCTTTATTACATCGGAGGCTTCGAAAGAGATCAAGGATATGGCCATGGGCGAAGGCGCCAGCTTCCTGATCACGAAGCCTTTCAGCCCGGAGCAGGTACAGGATGCGCTGGAACCGATCCTGGGGGCGCGTTAG
- a CDS encoding methyl-accepting chemotaxis protein: MTISKKLFAGCGGLLTIALLTGSLAIYNVSKLGSAIDVIGHHYIHSLYLTGSVNDGTSELAGTARSIVLHGHLKELDKARGDNQHFTEVINQVRKDATEFAAGARHAQLHELSQNEIADKLDSLSQANSSMFDLVMKGDLAGADLALTDKVMPLAEQISNAGEKLAKLDADAAVEYGDEASSTVGTARSISILMICLAIGVGCVVVYVVRSLSNTLAESIAELRDGADQVANAASQVSSSSQSLAQGASEQAASLEETSASSEEINSMARKNTDNSRATADLLAQSQGKVMLANHHLSEMVISMHEITESSGKISKIIKVIDEIAFQTNILALNAAVEAARAGEAGMGFAVVADEVRSLAQRSAQAAKDTATLIEDSISRSGEGKGKVDQVASTIQALTEDTARVKVMVDEVSLGSEEQSRGIDQIGRAIVQMEQVTQTTAANAEESAAAAEELNAQSEAMKDIVSRLHAMVDDGASGGMSSMRRSAPTRVKIPFRAPVTQRTSTPKAKPQRQTPPSRPMSPVMSAPANAKMGAPMDVSEFPLEESFQSF; this comes from the coding sequence ATGACGATAAGCAAGAAGTTATTCGCGGGTTGTGGCGGCTTGCTCACGATCGCTTTGCTAACTGGCAGCCTGGCGATTTACAACGTAAGCAAGCTGGGTTCCGCGATCGACGTGATTGGGCACCATTACATTCACTCGCTCTACCTGACAGGAAGCGTCAACGACGGGACGTCTGAACTTGCAGGCACTGCGCGCAGCATCGTGCTTCATGGACATCTGAAAGAGCTTGATAAGGCGCGCGGAGACAACCAGCACTTTACCGAAGTCATCAACCAGGTTCGGAAGGATGCGACTGAGTTCGCGGCGGGGGCGAGACACGCTCAGCTTCACGAGCTCTCACAGAACGAGATAGCCGACAAGCTTGACTCACTTTCGCAGGCGAATTCCTCCATGTTCGACCTTGTGATGAAGGGCGATCTCGCCGGCGCCGACTTGGCACTGACCGACAAGGTGATGCCGCTCGCGGAACAGATCAGCAACGCCGGTGAGAAGCTCGCGAAGCTGGATGCGGATGCGGCTGTGGAATATGGAGACGAGGCGAGTTCGACGGTCGGGACCGCACGTTCAATCAGCATCCTGATGATCTGCCTCGCGATCGGTGTTGGGTGCGTCGTGGTGTACGTCGTGCGGAGTCTTTCGAACACCCTGGCTGAGAGCATCGCGGAGCTTCGTGATGGCGCGGACCAGGTTGCCAACGCTGCCTCACAGGTGTCCTCGTCAAGCCAGTCGCTGGCGCAAGGCGCATCGGAGCAGGCCGCATCGCTCGAGGAGACATCGGCTTCTTCGGAAGAGATCAACTCGATGGCGCGGAAGAACACGGATAACTCCCGCGCAACCGCCGATCTGCTGGCGCAGTCGCAAGGGAAGGTCATGCTGGCGAACCATCATCTCTCCGAGATGGTGATCTCGATGCATGAGATCACGGAGTCAAGTGGAAAAATCTCGAAGATCATCAAGGTGATCGACGAGATCGCGTTCCAGACGAACATTCTTGCCTTGAACGCGGCGGTCGAGGCAGCGCGGGCCGGAGAGGCTGGTATGGGCTTCGCGGTCGTCGCGGACGAGGTTCGGAGTCTCGCACAGCGAAGCGCGCAGGCAGCGAAGGATACCGCGACGTTGATTGAAGATTCGATCTCGCGATCAGGAGAAGGCAAGGGCAAGGTCGACCAGGTGGCCTCGACGATTCAGGCTCTCACGGAAGATACGGCGCGCGTCAAGGTCATGGTCGATGAGGTAAGCCTCGGAAGCGAGGAGCAGTCTCGCGGTATCGACCAGATCGGCAGAGCCATCGTGCAGATGGAGCAGGTGACCCAGACCACGGCGGCAAATGCCGAGGAGAGCGCCGCCGCTGCTGAGGAGTTGAATGCGCAGTCCGAGGCCATGAAGGACATCGTCTCCCGCTTGCATGCGATGGTCGACGATGGAGCTTCCGGCGGGATGAGCTCGATGCGGAGATCAGCTCCGACACGCGTCAAGATTCCTTTCCGCGCTCCCGTCACGCAACGCACCTCAACTCCCAAGGCAAAGCCTCAGCGTCAGACGCCGCCTTCACGACCGATGTCTCCTGTGATGTCTGCCCCGGCTAACGCCAAGATGGGCGCGCCGATGGACGTAAGTGAGTTTCCGCTCGAAGAGAGCTTTCAATCGTTTTAG
- a CDS encoding chemotaxis protein CheD, which yields MSLLTVGISDCIVSRDVAATLATHALGSCIAVAIHDPISHVSGLLHFMLPESGIDSAKAQSHPFMYADTGIPLLFRNAYGIGAVKQRLVVTVLGGAQVLDTNNTFNIGKRNYLALRKIFWKAGVLVHNEEVGGTLPRSVRMEVGSGRIVVYHGREEREITQRKAERSVLSHGV from the coding sequence TTGAGTCTTCTTACGGTTGGGATCAGCGACTGCATCGTCTCGCGAGATGTCGCGGCCACGCTCGCAACGCACGCGTTGGGGTCATGCATCGCCGTGGCCATCCATGACCCCATTTCCCATGTGTCGGGTCTTCTGCACTTCATGCTTCCCGAGTCCGGGATCGATTCGGCAAAGGCGCAGAGTCACCCGTTTATGTACGCGGATACAGGGATTCCCTTGCTCTTTCGAAATGCGTATGGGATCGGCGCGGTGAAGCAGAGGCTCGTGGTAACGGTGCTTGGCGGAGCGCAGGTGCTGGATACGAACAACACCTTCAACATCGGCAAGCGGAACTATCTCGCATTGCGGAAGATCTTCTGGAAGGCCGGGGTACTGGTGCACAACGAAGAGGTTGGAGGAACGCTTCCGAGAAGCGTTCGCATGGAAGTGGGAAGTGGGCGGATCGTGGTGTATCACGGTCGCGAAGAGCGAGAGATCACTCAGAGAAAAGCAGAAAGGAGCGTTCTATCTCATGGCGTTTAA
- the fliG gene encoding flagellar motor switch protein FliG: MLSERELSNMTGVRKAAILMACLGDDAAATIFHHLSEEDLQGLTYEIARLGSVSQELSLKVLEEYQDMTAAQQHISRGGHEVATRLLIRAFGEAGAQTMVARLQRSQEANSSRIDLLQRIEPKQLARFLEGEHPQAIALILGHLETKQASALLMCLPHPVRAESVRRLANLRQFSPAMAEKVAIVLNRRLRSTGEQKKKTYSGFQSVADLMNNIDGTTSGEILEAIEAEESTLATRIRDLMFTFEDFLKVSETHLRAITGAADKKILTLALKGATEPLRVHFFSTMSSRAIEMMKEEADVLGPVRSKDVAKAQLEIVAVARKLELEGKIVLKSEGADEYVT, from the coding sequence ATGCTGAGCGAACGCGAGCTTTCGAACATGACCGGGGTGCGCAAGGCGGCGATCCTGATGGCGTGCCTTGGGGACGACGCGGCGGCAACTATCTTTCATCACCTGTCCGAGGAAGACCTTCAGGGCCTGACGTATGAGATTGCACGGCTGGGGAGCGTGTCGCAGGAGCTTTCGCTGAAGGTTCTGGAGGAGTACCAGGATATGACGGCGGCGCAGCAACACATTTCCCGGGGAGGCCATGAGGTTGCTACGCGACTGTTGATCCGGGCCTTTGGCGAGGCTGGGGCGCAGACCATGGTGGCACGACTGCAGCGTTCGCAGGAAGCAAATTCATCCCGCATCGATCTGCTGCAGCGCATTGAGCCGAAGCAGCTTGCACGGTTCCTGGAAGGCGAGCATCCGCAGGCGATCGCGCTGATCCTTGGGCACCTGGAGACGAAGCAGGCCTCGGCGTTGCTGATGTGCCTTCCTCATCCGGTGCGGGCCGAGTCGGTAAGACGGCTTGCGAACCTGAGGCAGTTCTCGCCGGCGATGGCGGAGAAGGTGGCGATCGTATTGAACCGGAGACTCCGGTCGACGGGTGAGCAGAAGAAGAAGACTTATTCGGGTTTCCAGAGTGTTGCGGATCTGATGAACAACATCGATGGAACGACGTCCGGCGAAATACTCGAGGCGATCGAGGCGGAAGAGTCCACGCTCGCGACGAGAATTCGCGACCTGATGTTTACGTTCGAAGACTTCCTCAAGGTCTCGGAGACGCATCTGCGCGCGATCACGGGAGCAGCCGACAAGAAGATCCTGACGCTGGCGTTGAAGGGTGCCACCGAGCCTCTGCGGGTCCACTTCTTCTCGACGATGTCATCGCGCGCAATCGAGATGATGAAGGAAGAAGCGGATGTGCTTGGTCCCGTGAGGAGCAAGGACGTTGCGAAGGCACAACTCGAGATTGTGGCAGTCGCGCGCAAGCTCGAGCTGGAAGGCAAGATCGTATTGAAGAGCGAGGGGGCAGACGAGTATGTCACCTAG
- a CDS encoding chemotaxis protein CheW — MAMAAAANSSTQGRVDPRSGKYLILELGEEEFGISVMQVKEIMKMQEITTVPQTPRFLQGVINLRGRIVPVVNLRSKFHMPEQAPTERTCIVVVRVQLEGGEQPMGIVVDGVIEVLLLGEDDIEDSPDFGREAANSYVRGMAKSKGRVKILLDIDRVLSGHEMSGVASFAN; from the coding sequence ATGGCGATGGCCGCGGCAGCAAACTCAAGCACGCAGGGGCGAGTGGATCCCCGCTCCGGGAAGTACCTGATTCTTGAACTGGGTGAGGAAGAGTTCGGCATCAGCGTCATGCAGGTGAAAGAGATCATGAAGATGCAGGAGATCACGACGGTACCTCAGACGCCGCGGTTTCTGCAGGGCGTTATCAACCTGCGGGGCCGGATCGTTCCGGTCGTCAATCTTCGCAGCAAGTTCCATATGCCAGAGCAGGCGCCGACCGAACGCACATGCATCGTTGTGGTGCGCGTGCAGTTGGAAGGTGGCGAACAGCCGATGGGCATCGTCGTAGACGGCGTCATCGAGGTTCTGCTGCTTGGCGAGGACGACATCGAAGACTCTCCGGACTTTGGACGTGAGGCTGCGAACTCGTATGTACGCGGAATGGCCAAGAGCAAGGGACGAGTCAAGATCCTGTTGGATATCGACCGTGTTCTGAGCGGTCACGAGATGTCCGGCGTCGCCTCCTTTGCGAATTAG
- a CDS encoding CheR family methyltransferase: MNPALDYQETLTMRTSDFEQIRRMVYDFCGVDLTGKQVLVGTRLGKKIRDLGFKTFDSYCEKVRQDPSGELFTTMIDWLTTNHTSFFREEQHFELLQNTIVPALPAGSPIKIWSAACSSGEEPYTIAFSLASVLGDAVFSRASILATDISTRVLERARTGLYPLSRLDGLSTELRRKCLLKGTGKYADQCLVKPEIRSLVDFRRFNLLEDCSSFGPFQVIFCRNVMIYFDQQTQETLVNKLASRLLPGGYLLIGHSESLNGINHRLQYVTPATYRKGTSDDAAASGPGSRRRVR, encoded by the coding sequence ATGAACCCTGCTCTTGACTATCAAGAAACGCTCACCATGCGAACCAGCGACTTCGAGCAGATACGCCGGATGGTGTATGACTTCTGCGGGGTCGACTTGACGGGCAAGCAGGTGCTGGTGGGAACGAGACTTGGGAAAAAGATCCGGGACCTTGGCTTCAAGACGTTCGATAGTTATTGCGAGAAGGTGCGGCAGGATCCTTCGGGTGAGCTCTTCACCACGATGATCGACTGGCTCACGACGAATCACACGAGCTTCTTCCGCGAGGAGCAGCATTTCGAGCTCCTGCAGAACACCATCGTCCCGGCTCTTCCGGCAGGGTCTCCGATCAAGATCTGGAGTGCAGCGTGTTCCAGCGGCGAGGAGCCTTACACGATTGCGTTTTCGCTTGCTTCAGTTTTAGGAGACGCTGTGTTTTCACGAGCGTCAATCCTTGCCACCGATATCTCCACGCGGGTGCTGGAACGCGCGCGCACCGGACTGTATCCGCTTTCCAGGCTCGATGGGCTGTCCACGGAACTCCGGCGCAAGTGCCTGTTGAAAGGAACCGGCAAGTATGCCGATCAATGCCTGGTCAAACCTGAGATACGCTCGCTTGTCGATTTCCGGCGATTCAATCTACTGGAAGACTGTTCGTCATTCGGCCCTTTTCAGGTCATCTTCTGCCGGAACGTGATGATCTATTTCGACCAGCAGACGCAGGAGACCCTGGTGAACAAGCTCGCGTCTCGACTGCTGCCCGGTGGATATCTCCTGATCGGTCACTCGGAGAGTCTGAACGGGATCAATCACAGGCTCCAATACGTTACTCCGGCAACCTATCGGAAGGGTACGTCCGATGATGCGGCGGCGTCCGGTCCGGGATCGCGGAGGAGAGTTCGTTGA
- a CDS encoding FAD-binding protein, with protein sequence MAIETVLRDDVRFPVLNRGKNPRFPPTPAEGASRIALCDSTADVAEALERFVHAGLRPTVRSGGHCYENFTYTNPQGAILDLSMMADTTPEANGPKYRVAAGTQLGQAYTELYKRAQVTIPGGSCVTVGAGGHISGGGYGLLSRLHGVTPDWVTAVDIVTVDKAGKAVARRVDRNRDADLFRACRGAGGGSFGIITNFYFDKLPMAPVEVMKGSLNFGWDGMTEERFARILYLYSNYWATRGKDPDTWGLFTVFGLSHRSSGHLGMSVQFCNQDGTCNDLKPLEEFFALFEECKPITSGAVKAPQAMEDHAPQSAGGGDDVCLLAKHTVTKRNWLEANVGGGGGGSNAVEQRRKHKSTYMKGAFTKYEAACIYKYLNVTIPGVDLSRETVLADSFGGAVNRKELIEETSVAQRASTLKLQFIASWVGADQDAPNLKWLKDFYTELYSGPDADARHRGTPYHGDGYEGCYINYPDVDMLAYEFWPQLYYGDKGMYPFLQSVKRKYDPNNIFHHAMSVRA encoded by the coding sequence ATGGCGATTGAGACGGTGCTTCGGGATGACGTTCGTTTTCCGGTTTTGAACAGAGGCAAGAACCCGCGGTTTCCGCCCACTCCGGCGGAGGGTGCGAGCAGGATCGCGCTCTGCGACAGCACGGCGGACGTAGCCGAGGCGCTGGAGCGGTTTGTCCATGCGGGTCTGCGTCCGACGGTACGGAGCGGCGGGCACTGCTATGAGAACTTTACGTATACGAATCCGCAGGGCGCGATCCTCGACCTGAGCATGATGGCGGACACGACTCCCGAGGCGAATGGTCCGAAGTATCGGGTGGCCGCTGGGACGCAGCTTGGGCAGGCTTACACGGAGTTATACAAGCGGGCGCAGGTGACGATCCCGGGTGGGTCGTGCGTAACGGTGGGCGCGGGGGGCCATATCTCCGGCGGTGGGTACGGGCTGCTTTCGAGGCTGCATGGGGTGACGCCGGACTGGGTGACGGCGGTCGATATCGTCACGGTGGACAAAGCAGGGAAGGCTGTGGCGCGGCGGGTCGATCGTAACCGGGATGCGGATCTGTTTCGCGCGTGCCGTGGTGCGGGTGGGGGAAGCTTCGGGATCATTACCAACTTTTACTTCGACAAGCTTCCGATGGCTCCGGTGGAGGTGATGAAGGGAAGTCTCAACTTTGGCTGGGACGGGATGACCGAGGAGCGGTTTGCACGGATCCTGTATCTCTACAGCAACTACTGGGCGACGCGTGGGAAGGATCCGGATACGTGGGGGTTGTTTACGGTCTTCGGGTTGTCGCATCGTTCGTCCGGGCATCTTGGGATGTCGGTGCAGTTTTGTAATCAGGATGGGACGTGCAACGATCTGAAGCCGCTGGAGGAGTTCTTCGCTTTGTTCGAGGAGTGCAAGCCGATTACGAGCGGAGCGGTTAAGGCTCCGCAAGCCATGGAGGATCATGCGCCGCAGAGCGCGGGCGGCGGTGACGATGTTTGCCTGCTTGCGAAACACACCGTGACGAAGAGGAACTGGCTCGAGGCGAATGTGGGTGGCGGTGGAGGTGGGAGCAACGCGGTCGAACAGAGGCGCAAACATAAGTCGACCTATATGAAAGGAGCCTTCACGAAGTATGAGGCTGCCTGTATCTATAAGTATCTGAACGTAACGATCCCTGGAGTTGATCTTTCGCGGGAGACGGTGCTGGCGGATTCCTTCGGCGGTGCGGTGAACCGGAAGGAATTGATCGAAGAGACTTCGGTGGCGCAGAGGGCTTCGACATTGAAGCTGCAGTTCATCGCGTCATGGGTCGGGGCAGACCAGGATGCGCCGAACCTTAAGTGGCTGAAGGACTTCTACACGGAGTTATATTCCGGCCCGGACGCGGATGCGCGGCATAGAGGAACGCCGTATCATGGCGATGGATACGAGGGATGCTACATCAACTATCCTGATGTCGACATGCTTGCATATGAGTTCTGGCCTCAGCTCTACTACGGGGACAAAGGAATGTATCCGTTCCTGCAGAGCGTCAAGAGGAAGTACGACCCGAACAACATCTTTCATCATGCGATGTCGGTGAGGGCCTAG
- a CDS encoding chemotaxis protein CheA, whose translation MTEQQESISGEVLAVWKTRIDELATTLMIQGDVASAVEELRALALEMKQQGAGVSLGVVDVLLQKLAADADEGAAYLLKSGLAELQTSLEARPSEDGATQGSLSLGEDAELVADFLVEAREHLSQIESQMLALEKDPTAMEVIHAVFRAFHTIKGLAGFLDFAKVQALAHEVETLLDLARNEKLVIDSSIVDVVLESGDALRGDLLAIEQALNQGTPLEFTDKRVLVVKIRSLAVPRDAAAVQAEPAPATPVASAAVAVPAMAVAVPEPIAIPEPVAVPAPKAKPAAKAKAAPKPKAAPKASPAAKPAPAPQPIAASAPEPTEDELFQQIEELSVGPKLVPLPTPLVAAVTASAPVSPLSAASSAAPVAATAPQAVRSATAEAAQTKEPAPAKEASRSPDASSVRVETSKLDHLMDMVGEIVIAQSLIRHNPVLAAATDSRLLGDLSQLSRVTIEVQRATMSMRMVPVGQLFQRIERVIRDLSRKAGKHVVLETSGSETEIDKTVAEELSDPLLHMVRNSVDHGIEPAEERAAAGKTPDARIRLSAYHQGGQVIIQISDDGRGLNSEKIRKKAEEKHLISAATQLTETEIYQLIFEPGFSTADKITDVSGRGVGMDVVRRNVEKLRGRIETQSILGQGTTFLLKLPLTLAIIDGLVVEVGTQRYIIPLSGVREIFRPQADTLFTVEGRDEMLLVRGKLMPVVRLHQRLGIEGRSERLSEGLIVVLESEGRRFCLLVDDLLGKQEVVIKSLGETFKNVSGLSGCAVLGDGRVGLILDIDGIYKGRL comes from the coding sequence ATGACGGAACAGCAAGAGTCCATTTCGGGGGAAGTGCTAGCGGTCTGGAAGACGCGCATCGATGAGCTTGCCACCACCCTGATGATTCAAGGCGATGTCGCATCGGCGGTCGAAGAACTCCGCGCGCTTGCGCTCGAGATGAAGCAGCAGGGCGCGGGGGTAAGCCTCGGCGTCGTGGATGTCCTTCTTCAAAAACTTGCCGCGGATGCCGACGAGGGTGCGGCGTACCTGTTGAAGAGCGGCCTGGCCGAGTTACAGACTTCCCTGGAGGCTCGTCCTTCAGAGGATGGCGCTACACAGGGCTCGCTCTCGCTTGGAGAGGATGCTGAGCTCGTTGCCGACTTCCTGGTTGAAGCAAGGGAACATCTTTCGCAGATCGAGAGCCAGATGCTTGCTCTCGAGAAAGACCCTACGGCGATGGAGGTGATTCACGCCGTATTTCGCGCCTTCCATACGATCAAGGGACTCGCGGGCTTTCTCGACTTTGCGAAGGTGCAGGCATTGGCTCACGAAGTGGAGACTCTGCTCGACCTTGCGCGTAATGAGAAGCTCGTCATCGACTCCTCGATCGTCGATGTGGTGCTTGAGAGCGGCGATGCGCTGCGTGGGGACCTACTTGCGATCGAGCAAGCGCTCAACCAGGGCACTCCGCTGGAGTTCACTGACAAGCGCGTACTTGTGGTGAAGATTCGTAGTCTTGCCGTGCCGCGAGATGCCGCTGCTGTCCAGGCTGAGCCGGCACCTGCTACCCCAGTTGCTTCTGCGGCGGTTGCTGTTCCTGCAATGGCCGTTGCCGTACCGGAACCTATCGCAATACCTGAGCCGGTTGCAGTGCCTGCGCCAAAAGCGAAGCCCGCAGCAAAGGCAAAGGCCGCACCAAAGCCAAAGGCAGCACCAAAGGCCTCCCCCGCGGCAAAGCCGGCACCTGCGCCGCAGCCTATCGCGGCATCTGCTCCTGAGCCGACGGAAGACGAACTTTTTCAGCAGATCGAAGAGCTGTCTGTTGGTCCGAAGCTGGTTCCCTTGCCGACACCATTGGTAGCTGCCGTTACGGCTTCCGCGCCGGTCAGCCCCCTTTCCGCAGCTTCCAGTGCTGCCCCTGTTGCGGCTACGGCTCCGCAAGCCGTTCGGTCGGCGACTGCCGAGGCAGCGCAAACAAAGGAGCCCGCGCCCGCGAAGGAAGCGAGCCGCTCTCCGGATGCGTCCTCGGTTCGAGTCGAGACCTCGAAGCTGGATCACCTGATGGACATGGTGGGCGAGATTGTGATCGCGCAGTCGCTCATCCGGCACAACCCTGTGCTCGCGGCTGCCACCGATTCGCGGCTTCTCGGCGACCTCTCTCAGCTTTCTCGAGTGACGATCGAGGTGCAGCGGGCGACGATGAGCATGCGCATGGTTCCCGTCGGCCAGCTCTTCCAGCGTATCGAACGCGTCATTCGCGATCTGTCACGGAAGGCCGGGAAGCATGTTGTCCTGGAGACTTCGGGAAGTGAGACCGAGATCGACAAGACGGTCGCGGAGGAGCTCTCTGATCCGCTGCTCCACATGGTTCGCAACTCGGTTGATCATGGCATCGAGCCCGCTGAGGAGAGAGCCGCGGCCGGCAAGACTCCGGACGCTCGTATCCGTCTCTCGGCATATCACCAGGGCGGTCAGGTCATCATCCAGATTTCGGATGACGGCAGGGGACTGAACAGCGAGAAGATTCGGAAGAAGGCGGAAGAGAAGCACCTGATTTCCGCTGCGACACAGCTCACCGAGACAGAGATATACCAACTGATCTTCGAACCTGGCTTCTCCACGGCCGATAAGATCACGGACGTATCCGGCCGCGGTGTGGGGATGGACGTCGTTCGGAGGAATGTCGAGAAGCTGCGCGGACGCATTGAGACGCAGTCGATACTCGGGCAGGGAACTACCTTCCTCTTGAAGCTTCCGCTTACTCTTGCCATCATCGATGGGCTCGTGGTGGAAGTGGGTACGCAACGCTATATCATTCCGCTCTCGGGTGTGCGAGAGATCTTCCGTCCACAGGCGGATACGCTGTTCACGGTGGAGGGACGGGATGAGATGCTGCTCGTTCGCGGAAAGCTCATGCCGGTTGTGCGGCTTCACCAGAGGCTTGGCATTGAAGGACGCTCGGAGAGGCTTTCCGAGGGCTTGATTGTCGTGCTCGAGTCCGAGGGGCGCCGGTTCTGCCTGCTCGTCGACGATCTACTCGGCAAGCAGGAGGTTGTCATCAAGAGTCTCGGGGAGACCTTCAAGAATGTCTCCGGGCTCTCCGGATGCGCGGTGCTGGGTGACGGACGCGTCGGCCTGATTCTTGATATCGATGGGATCTACAAGGGGAGACTCTGA